One Nomascus leucogenys isolate Asia chromosome 22a, Asia_NLE_v1, whole genome shotgun sequence DNA segment encodes these proteins:
- the CHRNA1 gene encoding acetylcholine receptor subunit alpha, whose translation MEPWPLFLLFSLCSAGLVLGSEHETRLVAKLFKDYSSVVRPVEDHHQVVEVTVGLQLIQLINVDEVNQIVTTNVRLKQQWVDYNLKWNPDDYGGVKKIHIPSEKIWRPDLVLYNNADGDFAIVKFTKVLLDYTGHITWTPPAIFKSYCEIIVTHFPFDEQNCSMKLGTWTYDGSVVAINPESDQPDLSNFMESGEWVIKESRGWKHWVFYSCCPDTPYLDITYHFVMQRLPLYFIVNVIIPCLLFSFLTGLVFYLPTDSGEKMTLSISVLLSLTVFLLVIVELIPSTSSAVPLIGKYMLFTMVFVIASIIITVIVINIHHRSPSTHVMPDWVRKVFIDTIPNIMFFSTMKRPSREKQDKKIFTEDIDISDISGKPGPPPMGFHSPLIKHPEVKSAIEGIKYIAETMKSDQESNNAAEEWKYVAMVMDHILLGVFMLVCIIGTLAVFAGRLIELNQQG comes from the exons ATGGAGCCCTGGCCTCTCTTCCTGCTCTTTAGCCTTTGCTCAG CTGGCCTCGTCCTGGGCTCCGAACATGAGACCCGTCTGGTGGCAAAGCTATTTAAAGACTACAGCAGCGTGGTGCGGCCAGTGGAAGACCACCACCAGGTCGTGGAGGTCACCGTGGGCCTGCAGCTGATACAGCTCATCAATGTG gatGAAGTAAATCAGATCGTGACAACCAATGTGCGTCTGAAACAG CAATGGGTGGATTACAACCTAAAATGGAATCCGGATGACTATGGCGGtgtgaaaaaaattcacattccTTCAGAAAAGATCTGGCGCCCAGACCTTGTTCTCTATAACAA TGCAGATGGTGACTTTGCTATTGTCAAGTTCACCAAAGTGCTCCTGGACTACACTGGCCACATCACATGGACACCTCCAGCCATCTTTAAAAGCTACTGTGAGATCATCGTCACCCACTTTCCCTTTGATGAACAGAACTGCAGCATGAAGCTGGGCACCTGGACCTATGACGGCTCTGTCGTGGCCATCAACCCG gaaagcGACCAGCCAGACCTGAGCAACTTCATGGAGAGCGGGGAGTGGGTGATCAAGGAGTCCCGGGGCTGGAAGCACTGGGTGTTCTATTCCTGTTGCCCCGACACCCCCTACCTGGACATCACCTACCACTTCGTCATGCAGCGCCTGCCCCTCTACTTCATCGTCAACGTCATCATCCCCTGCCTGCTCTTCTCCTTCTTAACTGGCCTGGTGTTCTACCTGCCCACAGACTCAG gggAGAAGATGACTCTGAGCATCTCTGTCTTACTGTCTTTGACTGTGTTCCTTCTGGTCATCGTGGAGCTGATCCCCTCCACGTCCAGTGCTGTGCCCTTGATTGGAAAATACATGCTCTTCACCATGGTGTTCGTCATTGcctccatcatcatcactgtcatcgtCATCAACATACACCACCGCTCACCCAGCACCCATGTCATGCCCGACTGGGTGCGGAAG gTTTTTATCGACACTATCCCAAATATCATGTTTTTCTCCACAATGAAAAGACCATCCAgagaaaagcaagacaaaaagaTTTTTACAGAAGACATTGATATCTCTGACATTTCTGGAAAGCCAGGGCCTCCACCCATGGGCTTCCACTCTCCCCTGATCAAACACCCCGAGGTGAAAAGTGCCATTGAGGGCATCAAGTACATCGCAGAGACCATGAAGTCAGACCAGGAGTCTAACAAT GCGGCGGAGGAGTGGAAGTACGTTGCAATGGTGATGGACCACATACTCCTCGGAGTCTTCATGCTCGTCTGCATCATCGGAACCCTAGCCGTGTTTGCAGGTCGACTCATTGAATTAAATCAGCAAGGATGA